One segment of Spirosoma oryzicola DNA contains the following:
- a CDS encoding penicillin acylase family protein, producing the protein MQLADWAGDTYVAVTEFGEQPRALVSLSYGNASQPGHPHNGDNWQRMSEKRLREALLEKPAIQKQLEKQEMLRFGQTR; encoded by the coding sequence GTGCAATTAGCGGATTGGGCGGGCGACACGTACGTAGCAGTGACCGAATTTGGTGAGCAGCCCCGGGCTCTAGTGTCGCTCAGTTACGGTAACGCCAGCCAACCGGGTCATCCGCATAACGGGGACAACTGGCAGCGCATGTCCGAAAAGCGCCTTCGGGAAGCCTTGCTGGAGAAGCCCGCCATTCAAAAGCAACTGGAGAAACAGGAAATGCTACGGTTTGGCCAAACCCGGTAA
- a CDS encoding PA14 domain-containing protein codes for MRLTVLHRYLLLVLLAQPVRAQTGLIGDYYVGTNFEQKAFSRIDPAISFNWDRRSPGKGLSRSYYSIRWRGKLRAPTTGVYEFYAKVNDGIRVWVGNKLVLESWKLNAYKHYTGSIVLEAEHYYDLRVDYFNAIEWGEIDLYWKPPPTPNSALNPFSESGEPIAADYFFQQAPPSKMVPKPISPAATKRSVRLPLPKRVHPPKLKTVKLKSIPTPETPKRLPDQETVAADTILIRRVAAEPPLAISSGATLILRTVQFEQSSYVLLAEASTELTKLIQVLKVNPHWHIHITGHTDNVGDARLNLALSEQRAKVVATYLIRRGILDERITTEGFGSTQPLGDNTTEGERSKNRRVAITIR; via the coding sequence ATGAGACTAACCGTACTTCATAGGTACCTGCTACTCGTTCTGCTGGCACAACCGGTAAGGGCTCAGACTGGCTTGATAGGCGATTACTATGTGGGCACCAATTTTGAGCAGAAGGCTTTCTCCCGCATCGATCCGGCGATCAGTTTCAACTGGGACCGACGCAGTCCGGGAAAGGGTCTTTCCCGCTCCTATTATTCCATTCGTTGGCGGGGTAAACTGCGGGCTCCCACGACGGGAGTGTATGAGTTTTATGCCAAAGTAAATGACGGCATTCGAGTTTGGGTGGGCAACAAGCTGGTGCTAGAGTCCTGGAAATTAAACGCCTACAAGCACTATACGGGTAGTATTGTCCTGGAAGCAGAGCACTACTACGATCTGCGAGTCGATTATTTTAACGCCATCGAGTGGGGCGAAATTGACCTCTACTGGAAGCCACCACCAACGCCCAACTCCGCCTTGAATCCGTTCTCTGAGAGTGGCGAGCCTATAGCCGCCGACTATTTTTTTCAGCAAGCGCCCCCAAGTAAGATGGTTCCTAAACCAATTAGCCCAGCCGCTACCAAGCGATCCGTTCGTTTGCCGTTACCTAAACGGGTACATCCTCCCAAACTAAAAACAGTTAAGCTGAAATCGATTCCCACGCCGGAAACACCGAAAAGGCTGCCTGATCAGGAGACGGTAGCCGCCGACACCATACTCATCCGTCGCGTGGCTGCCGAACCGCCACTGGCCATCAGCTCCGGCGCTACCTTGATTTTACGGACGGTGCAGTTTGAGCAGAGCAGCTACGTACTGCTGGCTGAGGCATCGACGGAGCTGACTAAACTGATTCAAGTCCTGAAAGTCAATCCACACTGGCACATCCATATTACCGGCCACACCGACAATGTTGGGGATGCTCGGCTAAATCTGGCCTTATCGGAGCAGCGGGCAAAGGTAGTCGCTACGTACTTGATCCGGCGGGGTATTCTTGATGAGCGGATCACCACGGAGGGGTTTGGCAGTACACAGCCCCTTGGCGACAACACAACGGAAGGCGAACGAAGCAAAAATCGCCGGGTAGCGATTACCATTCGTTGA
- a CDS encoding recombinase family protein codes for MLFGYARVSTQDQNLNLQLDDLKKAGCHKIFQEKVSSAKERPQLRKLLEILREGDTVIVWKLDRLGRSLKELFTLVNEFQTNGIGFRSLNDAIDTTTAQGRLVFNLFASLAEFERDLIRERTLAGLAAARARGRIGGRPKGLSAEAQVKARAVKTMYTLKTHTILEIGQLFHLSRATVYRYLAWREAK; via the coding sequence ATGCTATTCGGCTACGCGCGCGTTTCTACTCAAGATCAAAATCTGAACTTGCAATTAGATGATCTCAAAAAAGCAGGTTGTCATAAAATTTTCCAGGAGAAGGTTTCCTCGGCTAAAGAACGACCCCAATTACGAAAGTTACTTGAGATTCTTCGAGAAGGTGATACGGTCATTGTTTGGAAGCTTGACCGGCTGGGCAGATCACTAAAAGAACTCTTCACGCTAGTCAACGAGTTTCAAACCAATGGCATTGGTTTCCGTAGCCTAAATGATGCTATCGATACCACCACTGCACAAGGTCGCTTGGTATTTAACCTGTTTGCATCGCTGGCCGAATTTGAAAGAGATTTAATCCGCGAGCGTACCCTAGCTGGTTTGGCCGCAGCGCGGGCTAGGGGACGAATAGGCGGCCGTCCAAAAGGACTCTCTGCCGAAGCCCAAGTAAAGGCCCGAGCTGTAAAGACGATGTATACTCTTAAAACCCATACGATTTTAGAGATTGGTCAGTTATTTCACCTAAGCCGAGCGACAGTTTACCGCTACTTAGCTTGGCGAGAAGCAAAATAA
- the parS gene encoding type II RES/Xre toxin-antitoxin system antitoxin — MKATTEKARKARPGAKDNSARQPIFMAANVVVRIVPERTGPFELIAQSRSGVTHAEVRKQASLLELTIRELAILLSMNERTMARRLVSGSLNKVESERLLLLKALSAHGLRVFEDQGKFNRWLRRPLEILEGQSPLQLLDTATGFQVVDQILGRIEYGVYS; from the coding sequence ATGAAAGCAACTACCGAGAAAGCTCGCAAAGCTAGACCGGGCGCTAAGGACAACAGCGCACGACAACCGATCTTTATGGCAGCCAATGTTGTGGTACGCATCGTACCTGAGCGAACCGGCCCTTTCGAGCTCATCGCCCAGTCGCGCTCAGGGGTAACCCATGCCGAAGTGCGAAAACAGGCTTCTTTATTAGAGCTGACGATTCGGGAGTTAGCAATCCTGCTATCGATGAACGAACGGACGATGGCTCGTCGCTTAGTGAGTGGCTCCTTGAATAAGGTGGAATCTGAACGACTGCTGCTGCTTAAAGCCCTATCGGCCCATGGCCTGCGCGTTTTCGAAGATCAAGGTAAATTCAACCGCTGGTTGCGTCGGCCCCTGGAGATTCTGGAAGGTCAATCCCCCCTACAACTGCTGGACACGGCTACTGGCTTCCAGGTAGTAGATCAGATCTTAGGCCGCATTGAGTATGGCGTTTACAGTTAA
- a CDS encoding RES family NAD+ phosphorylase has protein sequence MPLVYRIQKKQFIESVLTGEGARLNGGRWNPPGTPLVYTSMTPELALLETLVHLDGTPVRDLPPFVRVSIELPEAIEEIRLSELPPGWDALKYPEILPQFLLPKLIPSYPALAFAIPSVIVRNTPSRNILINPLHPLMSQVKVVDVMAHEFDERLQKQAEKPAVEAARVKKGQRRST, from the coding sequence ATGCCTCTAGTCTACCGTATCCAAAAGAAGCAGTTCATTGAGTCAGTGCTCACGGGAGAAGGAGCTCGTTTGAACGGTGGTCGCTGGAATCCACCGGGTACTCCCTTAGTTTACACGTCGATGACACCCGAGTTGGCCTTACTGGAAACGCTAGTGCACTTAGATGGTACACCCGTACGCGATTTGCCGCCGTTTGTTCGCGTAAGCATCGAGCTACCGGAGGCCATTGAGGAAATCCGACTATCTGAATTGCCCCCAGGTTGGGATGCGCTCAAGTATCCTGAAATCCTACCGCAATTTTTACTGCCCAAGCTAATTCCTAGCTATCCCGCCTTGGCCTTTGCCATTCCGTCGGTGATTGTCAGGAACACGCCTTCGCGTAATATTCTGATCAATCCTTTGCACCCGCTGATGAGTCAAGTAAAAGTGGTGGACGTGATGGCTCATGAGTTCGATGAACGATTACAGAAACAAGCTGAGAAGCCAGCGGTAGAAGCCGCTCGGGTTAAGAAGGGCCAAAGACGGTCAACTTAA
- a CDS encoding DUF2834 domain-containing protein, which translates to MKSIYLGLAILGTLLPLAQFYGFLTEYGLDFGSFFEQLFVNHVSSFFAWDVFISALIVLVLIQQEWRKQPVKHYWLAYVGLFLAGVSSGLPLFLYLREKSRIG; encoded by the coding sequence ATGAAATCGATTTATTTGGGGTTAGCTATTCTGGGAACTCTGCTACCCCTGGCCCAATTTTATGGCTTCCTCACCGAGTACGGCCTTGACTTCGGTTCGTTCTTTGAGCAACTCTTCGTCAATCACGTGTCCTCGTTTTTTGCCTGGGATGTGTTTATCTCCGCCCTGATCGTCCTAGTGTTGATTCAACAAGAATGGCGCAAACAACCCGTTAAACACTATTGGCTAGCCTATGTTGGCTTGTTTTTAGCGGGCGTTTCGTCGGGCTTACCACTGTTTCTGTATCTGCGAGAGAAGAGCAGGATCGGTTAG
- a CDS encoding ester cyclase — protein sequence MDLQTQLNKEAVRRFNQEVIAEGNINSFNELMDDQFINHSAPLGTDNGPQGMINTFNNILRPALADMQVIIHDQIAEGDLVTTRKTITGTHTGSLMGISPTDRSVSIEVIDVVRLRDGKYIEHWGINTLPVVLQQLAKN from the coding sequence ATGGATTTACAGACTCAACTAAATAAAGAAGCGGTCAGGCGTTTCAACCAAGAAGTGATCGCCGAAGGCAACATCAACAGTTTCAACGAATTGATGGATGACCAGTTTATTAACCATTCCGCCCCATTAGGCACTGATAATGGTCCGCAAGGCATGATCAATACCTTCAACAATATCCTTCGCCCCGCTCTGGCGGATATGCAGGTAATTATTCACGATCAAATTGCGGAAGGGGATTTAGTGACCACGCGCAAAACCATTACTGGAACCCATACGGGAAGCTTGATGGGCATATCGCCAACGGATCGGTCAGTGAGTATCGAGGTCATTGACGTGGTACGATTACGCGACGGGAAATACATTGAACACTGGGGTATCAATACCTTACCCGTTGTTTTACAACAGTTAGCCAAAAATTGA